CATCGGGTTTCTCCTGAGTAGAAGTTGGCATCAGTCACTCAATCTTGGCAGTCATCGATATTGACAGCCGTTCATATTGACAACCATCAATATCGACTCCCATCAATATACTGGCACTCTATATCGATGAGTGTCAATATGAAAATATGAATTTCCCTAAATCTGCTCCACCAACTGCCGTGCCGACCTGCTGCACTCCGCTGCTGGCAGGCGCATTACCGCCCGAAGACGCGGCCCGGCTTGCTGCCCTGTTTCGCGTGTTGGGCGAACCGGCCCGCCTGCAACTGCTCAGCCTGATCGCGTCCCAGCCGGGTCAGGAAGCTTGCGTCTGCGAATTGACCGAGCCGCTGGGTCTGTCGCAGCCGACCATCAGCCACCACCTCAAGGTGATGTACGAAGCGGGACTGTTGCAAAAAGAGCGGCGCGGCAACTGGATATATTACCGACTGGTGGGCGATCGCCTGGAACAGTTGCGCGTTGCCCTGGCCAGCCCAGCCCGCTGAACCCACTGCCCGCAGGCCCCGTGCGATGACGCTGAGCGAACCCATTACCACGCTGACCGACTATGCGATCGCCCTGGAATGCCTGATCTTTGCGGTCTGCTTGCTGAAACAGGCAGCACCCCCCAAGCCTGCAAAGGGATGGATACTGGCCTTTGTCAGCACGGCGCTGGCTGCGGCCCTGGGCGGCACGCTGCACGGATGGAGCGCCGCGTTGTCGCCGGGTTGGGCATTGGGCCTGTGGCGAGCCATGCTGCTGGCGCTGGGGGTTGCCAGTTATGGGCTGGTGGCTGGCGTGAGTGCGGATTGGGGGCCGGGGGGCAAATTGGGCAAGGTGCGCCAGTTGGCGCTGGGCAAGCTGACGGTGTATGGGCTGTGGGCATGGCAGGCGGAATCCTTTTGGGGGGCGATCGCCGACTATCTGCTGTCCATGCTGCTGGTGGCGGGTCTGGTAGTGGGGCTGATATTGGGGCTGGTGGGGTCGGGGGCGGTTCTGGTCGGCCCAGCGCAGCGGGTCGCTGCAGGATGGCTATTGGGCGGGGTGGGTCTGTCGTTTGCCGCAGCCGGGGTGCAGGTGGTGCAGCTTGCCCTGCGGCCCTGGCTCATGCCCAATGACCTCTATCATCTGGTGCAGATGGTCGCGCTCTATGCGTTCTTTCGCGCAGCGCAGCCGCCTCCTTCTCACGCTGTTGGGTAAGTTCGTAGCGTTGTAAATGACCTGCTGGGCTGCTTTGCCGATGTCTTTGTTCAGCCACTTTGCGAGGCTGCCGCCCGATTCTTCCCTAGCGGTATCCTCTAGGGTGTCCAGCAGGAATGTGGAAAGTCCAGCCACGAGCGGCGCTTCAAATCCAGTCATGAGGAGGGCAAGAGAAATTTAGCTCTGAAATTTAGCTCTATTATGGCCGGTGAATGCGGGACTCTGGGATTTTAGGTTCTGGTATCGCCGCCGTCCGGAAGTCCCCCTTGCTCAAGGGGGATGTAGGGGGATCGGTTCGGGTACAGAAGCGATCGGAGATCCCCCCTAGCCCCCCTTATCAAGGGGGGAAAGCCGGAAGTCCCCCTTGCTTAAGGGGGATTTAGGGGGATCGGCTCGGGTACAGAAGTGATCGGAGATCCCCCCTAGCCCCCCTTATCAAGGGGGGGAAAGCCGGAAGTCCCCCTTGCTCAAGGGGGATTTAGGGGGATCGGCTCGGGTACAGAAGTGATCGGAGATCCCCCCTAGCCCCCCTTATCAAGGGGGGGAAAGCCGGAAGTCCCCCTTGCTCAAGGGGGATTTAGGGGGATCGGCTCGGAATTCGGACGATCGAAGATCCCCCCTAGCCCCCCTTGGTAAGGGGGGAACCGGAACCGGAG
The Thermoleptolyngbya sichuanensis A183 DNA segment above includes these coding regions:
- a CDS encoding ArsR/SmtB family transcription factor: MNFPKSAPPTAVPTCCTPLLAGALPPEDAARLAALFRVLGEPARLQLLSLIASQPGQEACVCELTEPLGLSQPTISHHLKVMYEAGLLQKERRGNWIYYRLVGDRLEQLRVALASPAR
- a CDS encoding DUF6962 family protein encodes the protein MPWPAQPAEPTARRPRAMTLSEPITTLTDYAIALECLIFAVCLLKQAAPPKPAKGWILAFVSTALAAALGGTLHGWSAALSPGWALGLWRAMLLALGVASYGLVAGVSADWGPGGKLGKVRQLALGKLTVYGLWAWQAESFWGAIADYLLSMLLVAGLVVGLILGLVGSGAVLVGPAQRVAAGWLLGGVGLSFAAAGVQVVQLALRPWLMPNDLYHLVQMVALYAFFRAAQPPPSHAVG